AAACAAGATCAGCGAGTCGGGGCTCACCGGCGGCACCGTCCAGACCGTCTCCTCGGGCGAGCAACGGTACATCCAGATCGAGGTCCCGAACCAGAACCGTTCGGAGGTCAGGGATCTGGTGGCCGACCAGGGTCAGGTCCAGACGGTGGCGTACTTCACCGTCGAGGGCAATCGGACCCCGTCGTACTGTGAGGGGCCGGTCGGTGGCAACGGCTCCGGCGGGTCCGGTAACTCGGGCGAGGCGAACACCTGTAACGTCACCGTGCTCCAGAGCCAGGACGACTTCCAGTCGGTCGGGACCGTCCAGCGGGACCAGCAGGGCCAACCCATCGTGCCGGTGACGCTCACCGAGCAGGCCGCCCGGCCGTTCACCCAGGCGATGCAGCGCTACGGCTTCGCCGACGCCGCGAACGCCTCCAGCCGGCAGAGCCAGGTCAGGACCTGTAACTTCGAGACGGGCGGGGGTGGGCACTGTCTGCTGACGGTGCGCGACGGCGAAGTGGTCTACGCCGCGAGCGTGACCCAAGGGCTCGCCCAGCAGTTCGCCACCGGGAGCTTCATCAACGACCCGGGTTATCAGACGTCGGCGCAGAACGCCTCCGAGGCGCAGGACCTCCAGGTCGACCTCCAGGCGGGGGCGCTGCCCGCGCCGCTGAACTTCGACCAGGGCACGAGCCAGTACATCCTGCCGAGCGTCGCCCAGAAGTTCAAATCGCTCTCGCTCGTCACGGGGCTGGTCGCGGTGCTCGCGGTCGCGGGGGTCGTGTTCGCCCGCTACCGCGAACTCCGGGTGGCGATCCCGATGGTGGTCACCGCGCTCGCGGAGGTGTTCATCCTCCTCGGGTTCTCCTCGGCGGTCGGGCTGGCGCTCGACCTGTCCCACATCGCGGGCTTCATCGCGGTGATAGGGACGGGTGTCGACGACCTCGTGATCATCGCCGACGAGATCCTCCAGAGCGAGGTCAAGACCGGACGGGTATTCCAGAGCCGCTTCAGACGCGCGTTCTGGGTCATCGGCGCGGCCGCGGCCACGACGATCATCGCCATGAGCCCGCTCGCGGTGCTCTCACTCGGTGACCTCCGCGGGTTCGCCATCGTCACCATCGTCGGGGTGCTCATCGGCGTGCTGATCACCCGGCCGGCTTACGGGAACGTGCTCCGACGGCTGCTGACGGACACCTGAAGCGCGCCCCCGACCGATCCGCTTCGTCACTGAATTTCAGGATTTACAACGGAGCGAGAGCGGTCGGCGCGTGTGGAGGGCCGAAGGCCCGACTCGCGCGAGGGATGAGCGAACGAAACGAGCGACAGCGAGTGAAGTGAGCGAATCGGCTGGGGAGGGTCGTGGCCGGTGCGGGGCGGTCGTGGTGCGGTCTCTCATTTGAGCCAGGACTTGTAGCGGTCGATCAGCGAACGGACTGCGAAAATTCGACCCGGCGCAAACGAGTCCTAAACCACTCGTTCAAAAGTTCGAGAGCGTCGATTGGGCCGCCGCGTCGAGCACGTCCCGACTCGTCTTCCACGACGCACGAGCGAATGATGGAAGCGCACCGTTCTCACGAACGTACTCCCGAAGAAACTCCCGAGTCGCCGGATCACTCGGGTAACCGCTGCCGAGCGGGCCGTGCTCGTCCGCCAGCCGGTCGATGTGCGTATCACGAGCGACCTTCGCGACGATGCTCGCCGCGCCGGCGAGCGCGTGGTTTTCGTCGGCCCCGTGCTCGGCCGTGACCTCGACGTCGGTTTCCGTTGCTACCACGACCCGCCGACCGAACCGCGCCGCGTCGGTGTCGCAGGCGTCGACGATCCCAGCCAGTCCGTCC
This is a stretch of genomic DNA from Halococcus salsus. It encodes these proteins:
- the rnhB gene encoding ribonuclease HII, whose amino-acid sequence is MHFGVDEAGRGPVLGSLFVACVRADPADLPAGIDDSKRLSPARREALADDLHGDDRVSTAVVEVTASEIDDPETDINALTITAAAEAIDDVAEDGLAGIVDACDTDAARFGRRVVVATETDVEVTAEHGADENHALAGAASIVAKVARDTHIDRLADEHGPLGSGYPSDPATREFLREYVRENGALPSFARASWKTSRDVLDAAAQSTLSNF
- a CDS encoding preprotein translocase subunit SecD, which translates into the protein MIRDNWRIALLVVFVVVAGLALFVPGFGVGGGGNAAVANTTSGPTNLQFGLELSGGTQIRAPLVGMTAENVNVQPGQQANLTGSVAEDLGISPTDVQVRVGNESATVEVFSGNVSQGQFANALQQEGYDVTQDDIRNGLTQQTYDDAVEVLENKISESGLTGGTVQTVSSGEQRYIQIEVPNQNRSEVRDLVADQGQVQTVAYFTVEGNRTPSYCEGPVGGNGSGGSGNSGEANTCNVTVLQSQDDFQSVGTVQRDQQGQPIVPVTLTEQAARPFTQAMQRYGFADAANASSRQSQVRTCNFETGGGGHCLLTVRDGEVVYAASVTQGLAQQFATGSFINDPGYQTSAQNASEAQDLQVDLQAGALPAPLNFDQGTSQYILPSVAQKFKSLSLVTGLVAVLAVAGVVFARYRELRVAIPMVVTALAEVFILLGFSSAVGLALDLSHIAGFIAVIGTGVDDLVIIADEILQSEVKTGRVFQSRFRRAFWVIGAAAATTIIAMSPLAVLSLGDLRGFAIVTIVGVLIGVLITRPAYGNVLRRLLTDT